A region of Kribbella sp. NBC_01245 DNA encodes the following proteins:
- the ilvD gene encoding dihydroxy-acid dehydratase — protein MSTNTPSGTPDIKPRSRVVTDGLEATASRGMLRAVGMGDDDWVKPQIGVASSWNEITPCNLSLDRLAKAVKEGVHAAGGYPLEFGTISVSDGISMGHVGMHYSLVSREIIADSVETVVEAERLDGSVLLAGCDKSLPGMLMAAARLDVSSVFLYAGSIMPGKLGDKDVTIIDAFEAVGACARGLITREQVDAVERAICPGEGACGGMYTANTMASAAEALGMSLPGSAAPPAVDRRRDGFARKSGEAVVELLRQGITARQILTREAFENAIAVVMALGGSTNAVLHLLAIAREAEVELTLDDFNRVGDKVPHLGDLKPFGRYVMTDVDRVGGIPVVMRALLDAGLLHGDVMTVTGKTMAENLATINPPDVDGTIIRALDKPIHGTGGITILTGTLAPEGAVVKSAGFDSDVFEGTARVFDGERGAMDAVEDGTMKAGDVVVIRYEGPKGGPGMREMLAVTGAIKGAGLGKDVLLLTDGRFSGGTTGLCVGHVAPEAVDGGPIAFVRDGDRITLDVKNRTLELHVEPEELERRREGWTPKEPAITKGVLGKYRRLVGSASQGAVCI, from the coding sequence ATGTCCACGAATACTCCGTCTGGCACTCCCGACATCAAGCCCCGGAGCCGCGTCGTCACCGACGGGCTCGAAGCCACCGCCTCCCGGGGCATGCTCCGTGCCGTCGGCATGGGCGATGACGACTGGGTCAAGCCGCAGATCGGCGTAGCGTCCAGCTGGAACGAGATCACCCCGTGCAACCTCTCCCTCGACCGGCTCGCCAAGGCCGTCAAGGAAGGCGTGCACGCGGCCGGCGGGTATCCGCTGGAGTTCGGCACGATCAGCGTGTCCGACGGGATTTCGATGGGCCATGTCGGCATGCACTACTCGCTGGTGAGTCGCGAGATCATCGCCGACTCGGTGGAGACGGTCGTCGAGGCCGAGCGGCTCGACGGTTCGGTGCTGCTCGCGGGCTGTGACAAGTCGCTGCCGGGCATGCTGATGGCCGCCGCGCGTCTGGACGTGTCCTCGGTGTTCCTCTACGCCGGGTCGATCATGCCGGGCAAGCTCGGCGACAAGGACGTCACGATCATCGATGCGTTCGAGGCCGTCGGTGCATGCGCCCGTGGGCTGATCACCCGCGAGCAGGTCGACGCGGTCGAGCGCGCGATCTGCCCGGGCGAAGGCGCCTGCGGCGGCATGTACACCGCGAACACGATGGCCTCGGCCGCCGAGGCGCTCGGTATGTCGCTGCCGGGTTCGGCCGCGCCGCCCGCGGTGGACCGCCGCCGGGACGGGTTCGCCCGCAAGTCCGGTGAGGCCGTCGTCGAGCTGCTGCGCCAGGGCATCACCGCGCGCCAGATCCTCACTCGCGAGGCCTTCGAGAACGCGATCGCGGTCGTGATGGCGCTTGGCGGTTCCACCAACGCCGTACTGCATCTGCTGGCGATCGCGCGTGAGGCCGAGGTCGAGCTGACCCTGGACGACTTCAACCGGGTCGGCGACAAGGTCCCGCACCTCGGTGACCTGAAGCCGTTCGGGCGGTACGTGATGACCGATGTGGACCGCGTCGGCGGTATCCCGGTGGTCATGCGCGCGCTGCTCGACGCAGGGCTGCTGCACGGTGACGTGATGACCGTGACCGGCAAGACCATGGCCGAGAACCTCGCGACCATCAACCCGCCGGACGTCGACGGCACCATCATCCGCGCGCTGGACAAGCCGATCCACGGCACCGGCGGCATCACCATCCTCACCGGCACGCTGGCTCCCGAGGGCGCCGTCGTGAAGAGCGCGGGGTTCGACTCGGACGTCTTCGAGGGCACCGCGCGAGTGTTCGACGGCGAGCGTGGCGCGATGGACGCGGTCGAGGACGGCACGATGAAGGCCGGCGATGTCGTGGTCATCCGCTACGAGGGCCCGAAGGGTGGCCCGGGGATGCGCGAGATGCTCGCCGTCACCGGCGCGATCAAGGGCGCGGGCCTCGGCAAGGACGTGCTGCTGCTGACCGACGGCCGCTTCTCCGGCGGTACGACGGGCCTGTGCGTCGGCCACGTCGCCCCCGAAGCGGTCGACGGCGGCCCGATCGCCTTCGTCCGCGACGGCGACCGGATCACCCTCGACGTCAAGAACCGCACCCTCGAGCTGCACGTCGAGCCCGAGGAGCTCGAGCGCCGCCGCGAGGGCTGGACCCCGAAGGAGCCCGCCATCACCAAGGGCGTCCTCGGCAAGTACCGCCGCCTCGTCGGCTCCGCGTCTCAAGGCGCCGTCTGCATCTGA
- a CDS encoding acetolactate synthase large subunit, which produces MSEQLTGAQALIRALEHAGVDTVFGIPGGAILPAYDPMLDSTQIRHILVRHEQGAGHAAQGYATATGKTGVCMATSGPGATNLVTPIADAYMDSVPMVAITGQVASKSIGTDAFQEADIRGITMPITKHNFLVNDPNEIAATIAEAFHIASTGRPGPVLVDVTKDAMQAKVDFHWPTELSLPGYRPVTRPHPKQVREAARLIAASEKPVLYVGGGVLKAKAHEELKELAELLGLPVVTTLMARGALPDSHDLHFGMPGMHGSVSAVGALQRSDLLICLGARFDDRVTGQLESFAPEAKVIHADIDPAEIGKNRVADVPIVGDCREVIIDLIAALKTEIANGPTPDYSAWRGLLESVRAKYPVGYDEPEDGTLSPQYVIQRIGQIAGPDAIYTSGVGQHQMWAAHYLPFEKPNHWLNSGGLGTMGYSVPAAMGAKVARPDKTVWAIDGDGCFQMTNQELVTCALENIPIKVAVINNQSLGMVRQWQTLFYDKRYSNTDLHSARIPDFAKLAEAMGCVGLRCSDRDSVDATIEKAMAVTDSPVVVDFVVHRDAMVWPMVAAGTSNDDIQIARNMAPKWDTEEL; this is translated from the coding sequence ATGAGTGAGCAGCTGACCGGGGCACAGGCCCTGATCCGCGCATTGGAACATGCCGGTGTCGACACCGTCTTCGGCATTCCCGGGGGCGCGATCCTGCCGGCGTACGACCCGATGCTCGACTCCACCCAGATCCGCCACATCCTCGTACGGCACGAGCAGGGCGCTGGTCACGCGGCCCAGGGTTATGCCACCGCGACCGGTAAGACCGGCGTCTGCATGGCGACCTCCGGCCCGGGCGCGACCAACCTGGTCACCCCGATCGCGGACGCCTACATGGACTCGGTGCCGATGGTCGCCATCACCGGTCAGGTGGCCAGCAAGTCGATCGGTACGGACGCCTTCCAGGAGGCGGATATCCGCGGTATCACGATGCCGATCACCAAGCACAACTTCCTCGTCAACGACCCGAACGAGATCGCCGCGACCATCGCCGAGGCCTTCCACATCGCCTCCACCGGTCGTCCCGGTCCGGTCCTGGTGGACGTGACCAAGGACGCGATGCAGGCCAAGGTCGACTTCCACTGGCCAACCGAGCTGTCGCTGCCCGGGTACCGCCCGGTCACCCGGCCACATCCCAAGCAGGTGCGCGAGGCGGCCCGGCTGATCGCGGCGTCCGAGAAGCCGGTGCTGTACGTCGGTGGTGGCGTGCTCAAGGCCAAGGCCCACGAGGAGCTGAAGGAGCTGGCCGAGCTGCTCGGCCTCCCGGTGGTCACCACGCTGATGGCCCGCGGCGCGTTGCCCGACAGCCACGACCTGCACTTCGGGATGCCCGGCATGCACGGCTCGGTCTCGGCCGTCGGCGCGCTGCAGAGGTCCGACCTGCTGATCTGTCTGGGTGCGCGTTTCGACGACCGGGTGACCGGACAGTTGGAGTCGTTCGCCCCCGAGGCGAAGGTCATTCACGCCGATATCGACCCGGCAGAGATCGGCAAGAACCGGGTCGCCGATGTGCCGATCGTGGGCGACTGCCGCGAGGTGATCATCGACCTGATCGCGGCGCTGAAGACCGAGATCGCGAACGGCCCGACCCCGGACTACTCGGCTTGGCGCGGTCTGCTCGAGTCGGTGCGCGCGAAGTACCCGGTCGGGTACGACGAGCCGGAGGACGGCACTCTCTCCCCGCAGTACGTGATCCAGCGGATCGGCCAGATCGCCGGCCCGGACGCCATCTACACCTCCGGGGTCGGGCAGCACCAGATGTGGGCGGCGCACTACCTGCCGTTCGAGAAGCCGAACCACTGGCTGAACTCGGGTGGTCTCGGCACCATGGGCTACTCGGTGCCGGCCGCGATGGGCGCGAAGGTCGCCCGGCCGGACAAGACGGTCTGGGCGATCGACGGTGACGGCTGCTTCCAGATGACCAACCAGGAGCTCGTCACCTGCGCGCTGGAGAACATCCCGATCAAGGTCGCGGTGATCAACAACCAGTCGCTGGGCATGGTCCGGCAGTGGCAGACGCTGTTCTACGACAAGCGTTACTCCAACACCGACCTGCACTCCGCGCGCATTCCCGACTTCGCCAAGCTGGCCGAGGCGATGGGTTGTGTCGGCCTGCGCTGCTCCGACCGGGACTCGGTCGACGCCACCATCGAGAAGGCGATGGCCGTCACCGACAGCCCCGTGGTGGTCGACTTCGTCGTGCACCGCGACGCGATGGTCTGGCCGATGGTTGCCGCCGGCACCAGTAATGACGACATCCAGATCGCCCGCAATATGGCGCCCAAGTGGGACACGGAGGAGCTGTAA
- the ilvN gene encoding acetolactate synthase small subunit yields the protein MSKHTLSILVENKHGVLARVAALISRRGFNIDSLAVGPTEHPEVSRMTIAVSVDEQPLEQITKQLNKLINVIKIVELEPAATVQRELLLVKVKADTLSRGQVLETVQLFRAKVVDVAPDAITIEATGNPEKLEAMLRVLEPFGVRELVQSGMVAIGRGSRSITDRTLRPVPVPPPHVATGAPALQARPAPPNSTPHPPHHPVPTPPPGHRAAPQSAQA from the coding sequence ATGTCCAAGCACACGCTGTCGATTCTGGTCGAGAACAAGCACGGCGTCCTGGCCCGCGTGGCCGCACTGATTTCCCGGCGGGGCTTCAACATCGACTCGCTCGCGGTCGGTCCGACCGAACACCCCGAGGTGTCCCGGATGACCATCGCGGTGAGCGTTGACGAGCAGCCGCTGGAACAGATCACCAAACAGCTCAACAAGCTGATCAACGTGATCAAGATCGTCGAACTCGAGCCCGCCGCCACCGTGCAGCGCGAACTGCTGCTGGTGAAGGTGAAAGCGGACACCCTGAGCCGGGGACAGGTGCTGGAGACCGTCCAGCTGTTCCGGGCCAAGGTGGTCGACGTGGCACCCGACGCGATCACCATCGAGGCGACCGGTAATCCCGAGAAGCTCGAGGCGATGCTGCGCGTGCTGGAACCCTTCGGCGTGCGGGAGCTGGTCCAGTCCGGCATGGTCGCGATCGGCCGGGGCAGCCGCTCCATCACCGATCGCACGTTGCGGCCGGTGCCGGTGCCGCCGCCGCATGTGGCCACCGGCGCACCCGCGCTGCAGGCCCGGCCGGCGCCGCCGAACTCCACCCCGCATCCGCCGCACCACCCGGTGCCGACGCCGCCGCCGGGTCACCGCGCGGCTCCGCAATCCGCACAGGCATAA